In the Klebsiella aerogenes KCTC 2190 genome, one interval contains:
- a CDS encoding YoaK family protein → MAENQLLLEQRWQHHREPALLAASGGAIDTISFITLFGLFTAHVTGNLVVAGAALATNSEGILSKLLAIPVFMLAVALVTLVIKRRKIITPRFLGGLFVVEILLLLLFGLLGLLWQPFVGADSATALITGMAGVMAMGVRNATTRLLLPTTSPSTMMTGNVTQLTIDVVNWCQAPNRENREKIKKSGASVLGFLLGAGLGALGYILAGFYSVLIPVVLVAIVAWREFSAARN, encoded by the coding sequence GTGGCTGAAAACCAACTCTTACTGGAGCAACGCTGGCAGCACCATCGTGAACCCGCGTTGCTCGCCGCTTCCGGCGGCGCTATCGACACCATCAGCTTCATCACCTTGTTTGGCCTGTTTACCGCCCACGTCACGGGAAACCTGGTGGTGGCCGGTGCAGCACTGGCCACCAACAGCGAAGGTATTTTATCCAAACTGCTCGCCATTCCTGTTTTTATGCTGGCAGTGGCGCTCGTTACGCTGGTTATCAAACGTCGAAAAATTATCACGCCACGCTTCCTTGGCGGCTTGTTCGTCGTCGAGATCCTGCTGTTACTGCTTTTCGGCCTGTTGGGGCTGCTGTGGCAGCCCTTTGTCGGCGCGGATAGCGCGACCGCGTTAATCACCGGCATGGCAGGCGTAATGGCGATGGGGGTGAGGAATGCAACCACCCGTTTATTATTACCCACCACCAGCCCGAGTACGATGATGACCGGCAACGTCACGCAGTTAACCATCGATGTGGTGAACTGGTGCCAGGCGCCTAACCGCGAGAATAGAGAGAAAATCAAAAAATCGGGGGCTTCGGTGCTCGGTTTTCTGCTGGGCGCAGGGCTCGGAGCGCTGGGCTACATCCTGGCGGGCTTTTACTCGGTACTTATTCCGGTGGTACTGGTGGCCATCGTCGCCTGGCGCGAATTCAGCGCCGCGCGGAATTAG
- a CDS encoding transporter substrate-binding domain-containing protein, with protein MLLLSIGEARAELDLRANERPLPVTRDDNAISKIPPNYRFVEPGVLTVAISALNSPPLALLASDNRTRIGSDPDIARLLAGSLGLKLKLVPTAWEDWPLGIASGRYDVALINIAVTEKRKEKFDFATYRVDSLAFSVKSTSEITRISNAQDLSGRKVIVGSGTNQERILLGWNAENEAAGRQPALPVYLTDDASGNLYIQSGRADIFFGPQSVASYKAALNGKTKVVGLGPKKAWVATTTKKGNGLVYALQAALNGAIARGEYQQVLARWGEQGEEVRQSEVNPPGITY; from the coding sequence ATGCTGCTCCTGAGCATCGGCGAGGCGCGCGCCGAACTTGATTTGCGCGCCAATGAACGGCCATTGCCGGTGACGCGAGATGATAACGCGATTAGCAAAATCCCGCCGAACTATCGTTTTGTGGAGCCCGGCGTGCTGACGGTGGCGATTTCGGCGTTAAATTCGCCGCCGCTGGCGCTGCTGGCCAGCGACAACCGTACGCGCATCGGCAGCGACCCGGACATTGCCCGTTTACTGGCGGGTAGCCTTGGACTGAAACTGAAGCTGGTGCCTACGGCCTGGGAGGACTGGCCTTTGGGGATCGCGTCAGGGCGTTACGATGTGGCATTGATTAACATTGCGGTGACCGAGAAGCGCAAAGAGAAGTTCGATTTCGCCACCTACCGCGTTGACTCGCTGGCCTTTTCGGTCAAATCAACCAGTGAGATCACGCGGATTTCAAATGCGCAGGATCTCTCGGGGCGTAAAGTCATTGTCGGTTCTGGCACCAACCAGGAGCGGATCCTGCTGGGGTGGAATGCGGAAAACGAAGCCGCCGGCCGTCAGCCGGCGTTACCGGTTTATCTTACTGACGATGCCTCCGGCAATTTGTATATTCAGTCGGGAAGGGCGGATATCTTTTTTGGCCCGCAGTCGGTGGCCTCTTATAAGGCTGCATTAAACGGGAAAACTAAAGTCGTCGGGCTGGGACCCAAAAAAGCCTGGGTGGCGACTACTACTAAAAAAGGCAATGGGCTGGTATACGCGCTGCAGGCGGCGCTAAACGGCGCGATCGCTCGCGGCGAGTATCAGCAGGTGCTCGCGCGCTGGGGGGAACAGGGGGAGGAAGTCAGGCAATCGGAGGTCAATCCGCCGGGGATAACCTATTGA
- a CDS encoding amino acid ABC transporter permease, whose translation MQSSETIKVVPARYPLRVAGAVLALLVLAVVVQSVAFNPRWEWGVFAHWFFDPVILEGLGQTLLLTLLGTFLSVIFGGLLALARLSSSWLLSSLAWGYIWLFRSLPLIVVLIILYNFSYLYDSLSLGIPFTGITWASYQTINVLGQFSTAVVGLTLVQSAYTAEIIRGGFLGVDHGQYEAAAALGLPAWRRTLRIILPQALRTILPAGFNEIISLAKGTAMVYVLAMPELFYTIQMIYNRTQEVIPLLMVGAAWYLVITSVLSAIQYLVERALARSERRSAVNSVRNTRVNQPARQPQEAVHAQLS comes from the coding sequence ATGCAATCATCTGAAACGATTAAAGTGGTTCCGGCTCGCTATCCGCTGCGCGTCGCCGGGGCGGTATTGGCCCTGCTGGTGCTGGCGGTCGTCGTGCAGTCGGTCGCGTTCAATCCGCGCTGGGAGTGGGGGGTGTTCGCACACTGGTTCTTCGACCCGGTGATCCTTGAGGGGTTGGGGCAAACGCTGCTGCTTACACTACTTGGTACCTTTTTAAGCGTCATCTTCGGCGGCCTGTTGGCGCTGGCCCGCTTGTCGTCGTCGTGGCTGCTCAGCAGCCTGGCATGGGGGTATATCTGGCTGTTTCGTTCGCTGCCGCTAATCGTGGTGTTGATCATTCTGTACAACTTTTCATATCTCTACGACAGCTTATCGTTGGGGATCCCCTTCACCGGCATAACCTGGGCGAGCTACCAGACTATCAATGTACTGGGGCAGTTCTCCACGGCAGTAGTTGGCCTGACGCTGGTGCAGAGCGCCTATACTGCCGAAATTATCCGCGGAGGCTTTTTGGGCGTGGATCACGGGCAGTATGAGGCCGCCGCCGCGCTGGGACTCCCCGCCTGGCGACGTACGCTGCGGATCATTTTGCCGCAAGCGCTGCGCACCATTTTGCCTGCGGGGTTCAATGAAATCATTAGCCTGGCAAAAGGGACGGCGATGGTTTACGTGCTGGCGATGCCGGAATTGTTCTACACCATTCAGATGATCTATAACCGCACCCAGGAAGTGATCCCGTTACTGATGGTGGGCGCCGCGTGGTACCTGGTGATTACCAGCGTGCTTTCTGCAATTCAGTACCTGGTTGAACGCGCGCTGGCGCGCAGCGAACGGCGCTCAGCGGTGAACAGCGTGCGTAATACTCGCGTTAACCAACCGGCTCGTCAGCCGCAGGAGGCCGTCCATGCTCAACTCTCGTAA
- the pptA gene encoding tautomerase PptA, translating into MPHVDIKCFPRELSEEQKNALAAEITEVLIRHLSTKDSSVSVALNQVQQSDWQQVWDNEIAPQMDSLIKKPGYRM; encoded by the coding sequence ATGCCACATGTTGATATTAAATGTTTTCCCCGTGAACTGAGCGAAGAGCAAAAAAATGCGCTGGCTGCGGAAATCACTGAAGTTCTGATCCGCCATCTTAGTACAAAAGACAGTTCAGTTAGCGTTGCGCTCAATCAGGTGCAGCAGAGCGACTGGCAGCAGGTATGGGATAATGAAATCGCGCCGCAGATGGATTCTTTGATTAAGAAACCGGGATACCGAATGTAA
- a CDS encoding glutathione S-transferase family protein: MMKLYGVPGWGSAISEMMLTLANIPYHFINVDGFDQPGAQREKLLAINPLCQVPTLLLADGSVMTESAAIALMILDERPDLAPPAGTPQRRQFQRLLIWLVANIYPTFTYADYPERWTASAPDELRESCQQYRKSLYLWLEQQLAAAPYALGGDITLLDCYIAAMYSWGPRREWFAAHTPKFAAVAQAVYRRTELQQVLRDNNLL, translated from the coding sequence ATGATGAAATTGTATGGCGTGCCGGGGTGGGGCTCGGCGATAAGCGAGATGATGCTAACGTTGGCCAATATCCCTTATCACTTTATCAATGTCGATGGCTTTGACCAGCCAGGCGCGCAGCGAGAGAAACTGTTGGCGATCAACCCGCTGTGTCAGGTGCCCACTTTGCTGCTGGCTGATGGCAGCGTAATGACGGAGTCGGCGGCGATAGCGCTGATGATCCTCGACGAGCGCCCGGATTTGGCGCCGCCAGCCGGTACGCCACAGCGCCGGCAGTTTCAACGTTTGCTGATCTGGCTGGTGGCTAACATTTATCCTACCTTCACCTATGCCGACTATCCCGAACGCTGGACAGCCTCAGCGCCTGACGAACTGCGTGAGAGCTGTCAGCAATACCGCAAATCACTGTATCTATGGCTGGAACAACAGCTGGCTGCCGCGCCTTACGCCTTGGGCGGGGATATCACGCTGTTGGATTGCTATATTGCCGCGATGTACAGTTGGGGGCCGCGCCGAGAGTGGTTCGCGGCGCATACGCCAAAGTTTGCCGCCGTGGCGCAGGCGGTTTATCGCCGTACGGAACTGCAGCAGGTACTGCGTGACAACAATCTTCTTTAA
- a CDS encoding amino acid ABC transporter ATP-binding protein, translating into MLNSRNGHISITGVSKYFGRHKALDDVSLEIAPGTVTVILGPSGSGKSTLLRTINHLERVDEGFIQIDGDYIGYRRQGDKLYELKEKEILRQRVNVGYVFQNFNLFPHLTVLENLIEAPIAHKQASRKEAIARAYELLDIVGLRNKADAWSRHLSGGQQQRIAIARALALNPRVILFDEPTSALDPELVGEVLDVIKKLARSGTTLVVVTHEIGFAREVADQVVFMVDGKIVEQGSSDEVLNNPQHQRTRQFLSRVLA; encoded by the coding sequence ATGCTCAACTCTCGTAATGGTCATATTTCGATAACCGGGGTCAGTAAATACTTTGGTCGTCATAAAGCGCTGGATGATGTCTCCCTGGAGATTGCGCCGGGAACGGTGACGGTGATCCTGGGGCCGTCCGGTTCGGGAAAATCGACGCTGCTGCGCACCATTAACCATCTTGAACGGGTCGATGAAGGGTTTATCCAGATTGATGGCGACTATATCGGCTATCGCCGTCAAGGCGACAAGCTATACGAGCTGAAAGAAAAAGAGATCCTTCGCCAGCGGGTCAACGTGGGCTATGTATTTCAGAACTTCAATTTGTTCCCGCATCTGACGGTGCTGGAGAATCTGATTGAAGCGCCGATTGCCCATAAACAGGCCAGTCGCAAAGAGGCGATTGCTCGTGCGTATGAACTGTTGGACATTGTTGGTTTGCGCAACAAAGCCGATGCCTGGTCACGGCATCTTTCCGGCGGCCAGCAGCAGCGCATCGCCATCGCACGCGCGCTGGCGCTCAATCCGCGCGTGATCTTGTTTGATGAACCTACCTCGGCGCTCGATCCGGAATTGGTTGGCGAAGTGCTTGATGTGATCAAAAAACTTGCCCGCTCCGGGACGACGCTTGTGGTGGTAACGCATGAAATCGGCTTTGCCCGCGAGGTTGCCGACCAGGTGGTGTTTATGGTCGATGGCAAAATCGTTGAACAGGGCAGCAGCGATGAAGTGTTAAATAATCCGCAACACCAGCGCACCCGGCAATTTTTATCACGGGTGCTGGCATGA